TGCCGGCGTACACCTGATCGCCCGGCTGCACTTCCACCGGCGCTGCTTCGCCCGTCAACGAGGCCTGATTGATGGTCGATCGCCCCGTGACGACCTTTCCGTCCACCGGCAGGTTCTCGCCGGGACGAACCCGGACAAGATTGCCGACGCGAACCTGGCTCAGTGCCACGTCGCGCTCAGCGCCGTTGTCAACAAGCCGCGCAACGTCAGGAGTCAATTGCACGAGCTCGGCGATCGCACGCTGAGCACCGGTCGCGCTGCGCCGGACGAACTGACCGAAGATCACCAGAATGAAGGCGAGCCAGCCCGCCATCTCGTATTCACCGATAGCGATGGCCGCGATGATCGCGATCGCCGCGAGCGAAGAACTCGACAGGTGCACGGCCAGGACTTCTTTCCAGGCCGCCCAAAGCAAGGGCAAAGCCAAGAGCACCGCACCGATCATCGCCGGGATCTGCACGATCGCTGGCGAAACGCCGAGAGGAAGAACCCGGGCGGCGGTTGTCACGAAAACCAGAACTCCGCCGAAAAGCGAGAGTTTGATATACCGCTCGATCTCGATCTCATGATGCGAGCAGCAGATCAATTCTTCGCTGGTCTGGTCGTGCGTGTGATCGTGGGCGTGCGTGTGTGTGTGAGCTGCCATAGCGTTTTAGGTTGCTGAATCGGCGCCGAATGACTGCGGGACGATGATCGGCGGCTGGATGATTGGACGAAACCGGGTGGACTGGCAGAATGCCGGACCAGCCGGACGCACGGTCCGGCAGGCCAACAATACGACGCCCGCGTCCGAACGGTTCGAGCGCGGAACGGTATCAAAAACCGAACATCGATAAACGCGGATTCGAGCCCCGTGAAGAAAAGCCCTGACAACCCCGCATTGTCCTCGATCGCAATACTGGGATTGGGCCAGATGGGTTTGGTATGTGCCGGCGTTCTTTCGGCGGCGGAGCAGTTGCCAGCGGCTCCGGGTCTGATCCGGCGGCCCGCGAACGTGAGAATCTGGGGTCGGAATCCATCCGAAGGCGCGCAACTTGCGCAGACCCGCACCAGCCCCCGGCTTCACCACTTCAAATTGCCCGAACAGGTCAAAGTGTGCCTGACGCTCGAAGACGCACTCCGGGGCACGAACATCGTCGTCGTTGCGATCCCCGTGCAATTCATCCGCCCTGCGCTCGAACGTGCCGCGCCGCTCCTGCCCGACGATGCCGGGATCATCTCCGTTTCCAAGGGAATCGAAGAAGGCACGCTGCTTCGCCCGTCCGAGATCATCGCCGATGTGCTTCGAAAGACCGGAAGGGACAATCCGGATCGGAAACCAAGGCCGATCGGCTGTCTCTCCGGTCCGACCATCGCAGCGGAACTTGCGCTCTGTCTGCCCGCAGCGATGGTCGCCGCAAGCGACGACCCGGTGTTTGCATGCCAAATTCAATCCCTTTTTTCCGTTTCATGGCTGCGCGTGTACACCAGCAGCGACTTGCTGGGAATCGAGCTGGCGGGAGCCGTCAAGAACGTCATCGCGATCGCGGCAGGTGTGCTCGACGGGCTCAAGGCGGGCAACAACGCCAAGAGCGCCCTGCTCTCGCGAGGCATGGCCGAAATCGCCCGCCTCGGCGCCGCCATGGGCGCCTCAACGCAGACATTTGCCGGCATCGCCGGCATGGGCGACCTCGCCACGAGTTGCTTCAGCCCGGAAGGCAGGAACCGGTCATGCGGCGAAGCGATCGGCCGCGGAGCAAACGTCGAGAAGTATCTCGCCGAATCGCCCTTCGTCGTCGAAGGTGTCGCCACGACCCGTGCTGTTTTGCAGCTTGCCGCCAAATATCGGGTCGAAGTTCCGATAACTCGTGCGGTTCATGCGGTTCTGTTCGAGAAGGTCGATCCGCTGGCCGCTATCGGGTCGCTCATGTCCAGGGCTGCCCGTCCCGAGCGGGACGACGAGCCTCACCGTGACCTGTTTGTTTCCTAAGGGCTCTGCGACTCAGCAAATTACCGAAACGAGCCCCAAGCGAAGGTACTCCCTTGACAGCCACCCGGTTTCTCGGGAAACTGACCGAGTCCGGCGCGGGCCGGGGTTCGTGGGCGCGGCCGTTTCCAATCCAGTCCAGAGCGCGCTCAGGAGAGGGGCGGGGCACGAAGCACCGCCGATTCCAGTTTCTGCCTTCGCAATCTCCGGGAAGATTGCCGGGCGCTGCACATTGATCAATAGGAGATCGGCGATGTCTCGAGTTTTCAACGTTGCGTGCGCGACTTTCGCGCTTGTTGCTGGAAGTGCTTCTTCGCTCGCCGCCCTTCAGGGCATCGTCGATCGCGAGATCAAATGCCACGGCGAGCTGCTCGCCACCATCAATTTCGCCAAGCCGACGCTTTATTCGAACGGCGCAGTCGGCGGGATCACAGTCACAGGCAACGCCACCAAGACGGCCAACTTCGCCGGCGAGATGCGCTGGCTCCAGATGATCAAAACGAATCAACCAATCAACACCAACACTCCGGCGGGCACGCCCTACTTCGATCCGGGCGAACTCGACCCGAAAGGCAATGACTTTCCGTTCTATTGGAACGAGAATCTCAAGGGGCGCGACGGCAACAACTACCCCGGCCTGTGGGTGCAGAATCAGTTCTCGAACGGCGGCAACACGCTCGCCTTCTCTGATCAACCCAAACGCGAATGGACCGGCGCCGCCATCGACTGGACCGCCGAACTCAGCCTGGTTTGCTGGAACAAACTCACCAACGAGATCGGGGTTCTGTGGACGGGCAGCTACGGATTCACTATCACCGCCGGTGGTTTGCTGACGATCGACGGGATCAACGAGATCGCAGTCGGCGGCACTTATCTGACTCAGGCCGCGATCGATCAGCGCTTCGGTGACATTTACACCGTCAGCACCGATTGCGAACACTGCCTTGTTCCGGCTCCGGGTGCGGCGGGTGCTCTCGCCTTCGCCGGAATCCTGGCAACAGGCCGTCGCCGCCGAAATTGAGAGAACGAGAAGCGACCGGCCGATGACCGAAGTCGAACAGGGGCGATCGCGACCGGCGGTCGCCCCTTTCCGATTGCCGAGTGAATTCATATCCCGACACGTGTGCTTGCCCGCGAGACATTCGGATGAAAACATCTATCGCTCTGCTGCTCGTTTCTTTCTCGGTCGGCGTTGCCTGCCCGTCACCCGGCGCCGAAGACACAAAGGAAATCAAGAACAAAGAGATCAAGTGCGACGGAAAACTCCTCGCCACGATCAATCTCGCGTTCCCGATTCCCTATCGCGATGACGATCTCAAGGCCAAGGGCGTCTCCGTCAGCGGTGGCGCCGTCGCCACCAACATGCTCAAAGGCGAGCTTCAGTGGATCCAACTGATCAAGACAACCAAGCCGATCAACACCGACACGCCCGCGGGCACACCCTATTTCGACCCCGGCGAGACGGATCCAAAGGGCGTCGACTACCCGTTCTATTGGAACTACACGCTGAAAGCACGCGACGGAAACGAGTACCCGAATCTCTTCTACAAGACGCATCAAACCGACGGCGGGCTCGGCCTGCGGTTCGAAGACAAGCCCACGCGCGAGTACCTTCGCGGCGCCGTTGATTGGCTTGCGGAACTCTCGCTCGTGTGCTTCATCGCGCCCGGCAAGATCGGCGTGCTTTGGAGCGGCACCTACGGCTTCAACATCGACAAGGACGGAAACAACGTCGTCAACGGCTGGGATGAACTTGCCGGTCCGCAGTGGCTCACACAGGCCGCGCTCGACGCCCGGTACGGCAAAGGAAAATACTCGCTCAGTACCGACTGCACGGACTGCCTGGTGCCCGCGCCCACCTGCCTGGCAGTCGTCGGCTTCGGTGCGGTATTCGCCGCTCGCAGGCGGCGTGCCGCGGCCTAATGACAGTCGCGAACACCGGGAGGCCCCATGATTCTCTTGGGTCGAACGACTCTCGCGGTGTTCGCCCTCGCCACGCTTGCGGCGTGCGAAAAGCAGCAAGAGAAAACAACGACGCAGTTGTCGAAACAATCAGCTTCACCGGGCACGATCGCGCCGGACTCAACGATGCAGACCCCTTCCGCCATCATCGTCGCCTGGGTGGGCCCGAGCGATCGACCTTCGCCGCCGATCGTGCTGTGGACCGATGCCGCCGCACTCAAATCATCGTCGGACTGGCTCTCCAAGCGCGGCCTCGCGCCGATCGGTGTCACCTCGGTTGAATCCAAAGCCGACGCGCTGGCATGCGTCGGAAAATCAGTCCCCGCGCAATCCGCTGGCCGAAGCCTCGTGGAGGTCACGGCATGGCGCGACGGCTCGGCTCCGGCTCCGATCGTGATGGATGGACCGGCGGCAATCACTTTTCTTGATGCCGCGATTGGGTGTGTCAACGAGAACGCCGCGGGATACCTGAAATCAATCAAAACCCTGGTGAAGAATGCCGGCGGATAGTCCCCGAGCAACTCAACTGCAATCCGCCCACTCAAGCTCGACCAACGACTCCGCCCCGGACGTATCCGAAGAGTGTTTCGATCTCGGGTACCGCTGCAAGCCGCTGCTTTCGGGGCTGATCTTGCCCCGTGAATAGGGCTTGGGGCCGCGGCCGAAATCCGCTACGCTTCTTGGGTGCGAAATCTACCAGTACTCTTTGCGTGTGCCGCCTTTATCGCATCCCCCGTCTTCGCGTGGGACGCGTTCGGACATCGCGCGATTACCCGCGTCGGAATCGAACGATTCAAAGAGAAAGTCGCCGATTCCGATGCCGCCTGGATCGCGGAAACCGATTGGTCGATCAGGATCGCCGATCTTGCCACGATGCCCGATCGCTGGCGCAACATCAAGAATCCCTTCCTCGCTCACATCAACAACCCGGATCACTACCTTGATGTCGAGGATCTGACCGATCTGGGTCTGACGCTTCAAACGATCGAGCCTCTGCGTCACGAATTCGCGGTGCAGCTTCGCCTGGCCCGCGAGGCGCACCCCGGCGCGGGACGCCAGCCGAATCCCAGATTCGATGCTGCAAAGACCGACGCCTACCCCGGCTTTCTCCCGCAGGCAATCTGCGAGAACTACGCGAAGCTCCAATCAAACTTCAAGACTCTGCGAACGCTCGAGAAAATCAACGACCCGGCGCGCCACAACGAGATCGAAGCGGTGCGCATGGCGATCGCGGTTTCGATGGGCGCGCTGAGCCACTTTGTCGGCGACTGCGCCCAGCCGCTCCACACCACCCGCCATCACCACGGCTGGGTCGGCGACAATCCGAATGCCTACACGACAAAGAAAGAAATCCACGCTCAGATCGACGCCGACACGCTCACCAAGCACAAACTGAATGAAGCCTCGATCCGCGCCGAACTCAAAGCGTCGCCGCCCAAAATCAACACGCCCGACCCGGTGAATCCGTGGCCCGCCGTGATCCTGCAGATCGAGCGCTCACACGCGCAGGTCGAGCCGCTTTACAAGCTCGAACAAAACGGAGATCTGTGGCGTGCGCCGGGCGCGGAGTTCATCACCGATCGGCTCGCCGACGGCGCATCTTTCCTCGCCGAACTCTACGTCGCCGCTTGGCAATCCGCGGCACCCAGCGACGACGACGTGGCGATTTTCATCAAGTACGACGGCTTTGTCGCCCCGAGTCCGATCACCGAACCGGCGACCCGGTAGGCGCCGGTAAACTCCCCCGATGCTCACGATCACAACGATTGAAGCGGTGGCCCGCATCGGTGCCGCACTCGGCCTCGGCGCTGTCATCGGATTGGAACGCCAGTTCGGCAAGCATCCCGCGGGTTTTCGCACGATGACGCTTATTTCAATCGGGTCCGCCGCGTTCACGCTGCTCGTCATCGAAGTGGGCGCGGGAGCGAGCGGGATGCGCAGCGATTCCGCGGCACAGGCGACGAGCCGCGTCCTGCAAGGCCTGACGACTGGGATCGGCTTTCTCGGCGCCGGAACAATCGTGCGCGCCGACAAGGGAGTTCACGGCCTCACGACCGCCGCCGCGGTATGGTGCGTCGCCGCGATCGGGGCTGCCTGCGGTCTTGGCGAGATTCTTCTCGCGTCCATCGTGACCGGCGCCGCGCTCATCGCGCTGGTGGTTATGAAATTGCTCGAACGCCCGCTGCACTTGATCGGCCCGGCGAACAAGGACTCGGACGCACCGCATATGACCGGCGCGAGCGCACCGGGATCCGGAATTGGCAATCGGGCTTAGAACGGAACGCCGCCCACCGAATCGTCGCCTTCGTCCGCAGCGACTTCGGCCTCTCGCTCCGGACCGCCGCCGTCGCGATGGCTCTCGATCGGCCCCGTCTTTCGCCCCGGAGCAAAGGCCGAGCGCGGCGCGGCCTCGACAAATCCTGCCGCGGCAGAAACCGATTCGTATCCACCGGATGGCGGACCGGAATCAAAGCCACCTGCGAATTCCGGTGGTGGCTGCACGCCGGCGCCCGCGTAGTTGCGGAACCGCGTCGTCGTCGAATCCCACGTCAGACGCACGACGCCGGTCGGTCCGTTACGTTGCTTCGCGATGATCAGCTCGGCGACGCCCACCTTGTCCGGATTGTCGAGCGCCCAATCCGGATTCTGCGTGTGGTAATAGTCCTCGCGGTGCAGCAGGATCACGACGTCGGCGTCCTGTTCGATCGAACCCGATTCGCGCAGGTCGCTCATGCGGGGCTTGTTGCCCTCACGCTGCTCGCTGGCGCGGTTCAACTGCGACAGACAAATCACCGGTACGTTCAATTCGCGCGCGA
The DNA window shown above is from Phycisphaeraceae bacterium and carries:
- a CDS encoding NAD(P)-dependent glycerol-3-phosphate dehydrogenase, whose product is MKKSPDNPALSSIAILGLGQMGLVCAGVLSAAEQLPAAPGLIRRPANVRIWGRNPSEGAQLAQTRTSPRLHHFKLPEQVKVCLTLEDALRGTNIVVVAIPVQFIRPALERAAPLLPDDAGIISVSKGIEEGTLLRPSEIIADVLRKTGRDNPDRKPRPIGCLSGPTIAAELALCLPAAMVAASDDPVFACQIQSLFSVSWLRVYTSSDLLGIELAGAVKNVIAIAAGVLDGLKAGNNAKSALLSRGMAEIARLGAAMGASTQTFAGIAGMGDLATSCFSPEGRNRSCGEAIGRGANVEKYLAESPFVVEGVATTRAVLQLAAKYRVEVPITRAVHAVLFEKVDPLAAIGSLMSRAARPERDDEPHRDLFVS
- a CDS encoding MgtC/SapB family protein; translation: MLTITTIEAVARIGAALGLGAVIGLERQFGKHPAGFRTMTLISIGSAAFTLLVIEVGAGASGMRSDSAAQATSRVLQGLTTGIGFLGAGTIVRADKGVHGLTTAAAVWCVAAIGAACGLGEILLASIVTGAALIALVVMKLLERPLHLIGPANKDSDAPHMTGASAPGSGIGNRA